GGGCAGTTAAAAGCAGTCGAGTCTGTCATAGATAAAGAAATTCGCCCAATGCTCGAGATGGATGGCGGAAATTTAGAAATTTTAGATATCAGAAATGATAACGGCGAAAATACTGATATTTATATCCGCTATCTTGGTGCTTGCTCGGGCTGTGCAAGTGGCTCAACTGGCACTCTTTACGCGATTGAAAATGTCTTGCAAGAGAGCTTAAGCCCAAAAATTAGGGTAATGCCTATTTGATTTTATTGACTAGCCCTTGTGGGCTAGTTTTTATTCTCTTAAGAATTTTAAAATTTCACTTCTAATTTGATCCAAGTCACCCACAAATTTTTTTTCAAACTGCGAGCGATTAAAGGTTCGCTGACGTTTTGCTAACTGAGCCGTGTGCGTAGCTATGAGCTCTTCAAGCTCGTTTTGAGAAATTTCTTTATCTAAAAATTGCTTGCACTCTTTTAAACCTATTGATTTTAGGGGTTTTGGCTCACTTTTGTATTTATCAAATAAAAATTTCGCCTCATCTATGAGTCCAGCTTCAAGCATGCCTTTTGTTCTTTTCTTGATACGTTCTCTAAGCTCATCTTTATCCCATAAAATTTCAAAGATCGCTAGCTCTTTTATGATGCTCTCTTTAGTATTTTCTCTTAGCCAAATGCTTGGAATTTGGCTACTAAATTTATAAATTTGATACCATTTTTCGAGGCGATAAGAGTCGTTTTGACTAAATTTACTTGCAAACTCAGGATCGATTTTTACAGCTAACTCGTAAATTTCTTCATTGCTTAAATTTAGCTCACATTTTGGCACATCTGGTGCAAGTCCGCTAAGCATTGATTTTAGATAAAAGCCGCTACCTCCTGTAATGATGAGTGGGCAGTCTTGTAAGTGCGCAAAATTCTTTGCATTTTTATAAATTTCAAAAAATGCCCCAACGCTAAATTCTTCATCAGGATAAATTTCATCTACACCAAAGTGCTTTATGGCTTCAAGCTGCTCTTTATTTGGCTTTGCGCTGGCGATATCTATCTCCTTATAAAGTGCAAGCGAATCAAGACTTAAGATGACGCCATTAAGCTCCTTTGCAAGCTCAAATGCAAGATCGCTTTTGCCGCTTGCTGTGGTGCCAATTATTGCAAATTCTTTAAACAAGTCTAGCCCTCGTAAAACGAGCTAAAGAGTAAAATTTCATCATTTTCCTCGTTATTTTTGCCATCTTTTATAAGACTTGCCAAAACACCGGCAAAATACGGAGCAAAGCTAAGCTCATTTAGTCCATAAGCTTGGCTATAGATCAAGTTACTATATATGTTATCGCGTCCAAGAGCTGGTTTATCGTTTGAGCTAAGAAGTACGTAGTTTGCCCTAAAGCTAGGCTCTTTTAGCTCGCTTATACCAAGATGTATCTTTAGTTCATTTAAAAATGCATTAATCTTTTCAGTTTTAACAAGCGTATCGATAGCGCCGACTTGTAAATTTGTAATAATCGTAACGCCATTTTTAGTTGGATAAATTTTGGCAAATAAATCATTTAAAATGATTGGTTTTTTAGGAATTTGCCCTTCATTTAGGCTAAGATCAATAGTATAAAATTTAGCCAAAATCGCATTTAAGCTCGTGCCTAGCTTATTTGAAAGCTCTAAATTTTTTGAAGCGATCACAAAGCTATCGGCCTCATATTCGCCGTTATTACCGGTAGCTTTTTGTACTATTTGCACTTGCGTTTTTAGCTCATAAATTTCATCATTTATAAATTTTACCCCAAGAGAATTTAGCTCATTTATCAAAGCTTTTTTTAGCTCATTTGTATCAATACTTGCGTTGTTGGCTAAATTTATAGCGCCTTTTATGTTTTTATTTATTAGCCCAAAATTTGCAAGCTCTTTATCTACACTTAAAATTTCTTGCTCGCTATGGGCAACTTTTATCTCATCAAGCCTTTTTTTAAAGCTTTCGTCATTGCTAAAAAGTAGATAAACGCCGCTCTCATCGAAATTTATCTGCGGATATTTGTTGTTTAAATCTCTTAAAAATTCAAAGCTTTTCTTACCAAATTTTGAAAATAAAATTTGCATCTTTTTGTCGTGAGCTTTGGTTGATTTAAGTGTAAAATTTGTCATCCAAGCTCTAAAATTTTCGTTTAAGCAAATACTTATATCAAGCTCGCTTTTTTTGCTAACTAGCCCCATAAACGAGCTAGATATCGCTCCATCTTTTGCAAGAGCGTGTGTACCAAAAGGCGTTAAAATTCCATTTGTAAAATCATCTTTTTGGTTGCTAATAATTAAAATTTCTTCACCTTTTTTAGCTAATTCGTAAGCCGTAAATAACGCACTAAAACTATCTCCAATAATCGCTATTTTGCCCATAATAACCCTTTGTTTTAAATTAATCTTGTAATGATAATATAAATTCAAATTTAAAGCAAAATGGTGTAAAATCAACCATTTTTAAAGAAAATGGAAATTTATCAAATGATAGAAAAATTAAAAGTTATTGCTGAACTTATTGTTTTTAAGCATTCTGTTTTTGCTTTGCCTTTTATTTTTGTGGCGATGATAGTTGCTAGTAAGATAGAAAGTGGCTCGGCTTGGTTTGGTTTAAAACTGCTTATCTTAGGTACTTTTTGCGCTGTTAGTGCTAGAAATTTTGCTATGGCATTTAATAGATATAAAGATGAAGATATCGATAAGCTAAATCCGCGAACTGCAAGCCGCCCAAGCGTTGATGGTCGTATCGGTAGGAGCAATATGCAGCGTTTCATCGCAGCAAATGCGTTTGTTTTTATCGTATGTGCTTATTTTATAAATTCGCTCGCATTTTGGCTAAGTTTTCCTATTTTAGCTGTTCTTGGTGGATATTCGCTATTTAAACGCTTTAGCGAGTTAGCACACTTGGTGCTTGGCCTTAGCTTAGGTCTTGCTCCTATTGCTGGTGTGGTCGCAGTGAGTGCTGCTATACCACTTTGGAGCGTGTTACTTTGCCTTGGTGTGACATTTTGGGTAGCTGGATTTGACTTGCTTTACTCGCTTCAAGATATGAAATTTGATAAAGAAAACAAGCTCTTTAGCATACCAGCTATTTACGGCGACAAGGCTACACTTTTTTTATCGGCCATTTTTCACGCTTTGGCTTTTGTATTTTGGCTACTTTTTGCTTGGGCTGCTGGGCTTGGAGTGATGGCATTTTTTGGAATTTTAGTAAGTGGCGTTATTTTATTTTTTGAGCATAGGATCGTAAGACGCGACTTTAGTAAGATAGATAGAGCATTTTTTACGTTAAATGGCTATTTGGGAATTTTATTTTTTATCTTTGTTTGGATTAGCGTATTATGAGTGAGATTAAGCTGTTTAAAGCGCCTCTTGATATAGAATTTGAGTCTGATAAAGATGGGAGCGAGAAATTTAAAAGAGAGTTTGACTCTATCTTGCCGGGCGAAGAGGACGCACTTGGG
This window of the Campylobacter concisus genome carries:
- the miaA gene encoding tRNA (adenosine(37)-N6)-dimethylallyltransferase MiaA, with the protein product MFKEFAIIGTTASGKSDLAFELAKELNGVILSLDSLALYKEIDIASAKPNKEQLEAIKHFGVDEIYPDEEFSVGAFFEIYKNAKNFAHLQDCPLIITGGSGFYLKSMLSGLAPDVPKCELNLSNEEIYELAVKIDPEFASKFSQNDSYRLEKWYQIYKFSSQIPSIWLRENTKESIIKELAIFEILWDKDELRERIKKRTKGMLEAGLIDEAKFLFDKYKSEPKPLKSIGLKECKQFLDKEISQNELEELIATHTAQLAKRQRTFNRSQFEKKFVGDLDQIRSEILKFLRE
- a CDS encoding FAD-dependent oxidoreductase; the encoded protein is MGKIAIIGDSFSALFTAYELAKKGEEILIISNQKDDFTNGILTPFGTHALAKDGAISSSFMGLVSKKSELDISICLNENFRAWMTNFTLKSTKAHDKKMQILFSKFGKKSFEFLRDLNNKYPQINFDESGVYLLFSNDESFKKRLDEIKVAHSEQEILSVDKELANFGLINKNIKGAINLANNASIDTNELKKALINELNSLGVKFINDEIYELKTQVQIVQKATGNNGEYEADSFVIASKNLELSNKLGTSLNAILAKFYTIDLSLNEGQIPKKPIILNDLFAKIYPTKNGVTIITNLQVGAIDTLVKTEKINAFLNELKIHLGISELKEPSFRANYVLLSSNDKPALGRDNIYSNLIYSQAYGLNELSFAPYFAGVLASLIKDGKNNEENDEILLFSSFYEG
- the mqnP gene encoding menaquinone biosynthesis prenyltransferase MqnP is translated as MIEKLKVIAELIVFKHSVFALPFIFVAMIVASKIESGSAWFGLKLLILGTFCAVSARNFAMAFNRYKDEDIDKLNPRTASRPSVDGRIGRSNMQRFIAANAFVFIVCAYFINSLAFWLSFPILAVLGGYSLFKRFSELAHLVLGLSLGLAPIAGVVAVSAAIPLWSVLLCLGVTFWVAGFDLLYSLQDMKFDKENKLFSIPAIYGDKATLFLSAIFHALAFVFWLLFAWAAGLGVMAFFGILVSGVILFFEHRIVRRDFSKIDRAFFTLNGYLGILFFIFVWISVL